DNA from Cheilinus undulatus linkage group 20, ASM1832078v1, whole genome shotgun sequence:
GTgctttaatctttaaaatgttaGCTTTTAATGGTCTTATAACTTTTTTGTGGGCAAACTAAAGTATAGCAAGTAGCAAGTAGgctaaaataataacaaatagtAATGTTATAGTTATAGCAGCGTAAGTAGACAAATAATCAATGCCACATTGTGGTCACAGAAAGATTAGCTATATAATTACTGAATCACCTAGCAGTATTGGTATAGCATGCTAGCTTCTAGCACAAGAAAAACTAGACCAGAAGTAGGAGCAGAAACATTTCATGTAGCTTCAGCAACAgctataacctgacacgccagaaaCCTTCGATagtaagcgtttgggaaagggcggagaatttgaaaaaaactcggagtgtgattggatgaacgttctgtctgtcacatctttacgagacaatcagagcagcaaaacatgcgACGTAGCTGTGATCGAGatgcgcatgcacagctaccgaggaataatgcgaaccatggcaactatagacatgtcagtatacgagttttgtggtttttgaaaaaaaaaacaactcactgctgctttttgttcttcttttaacaaagaaatgttgtcaagttctgataaaactggcactttagcagcatccaggctaatctcttccgccataacggtgccagcctcttgttgctgcttgcttacgtcacgactccaccgtaccggaaagtactgcccctcgtcgctgactggtcctgtcactttctaactgggcccaagcggttcagacgggagctttgcaagatggattcgctagtgaaaaacaaggaaactgacgtatccatctgctttgcaaggttacaacaGCTCGGCTACTTCaacaaaatgataaatgacAGCTATACACTTATAACATTTGTTTCAGCAAGAAATATTTTGAGGAGACTCTTCTTCCTAGCTTGCTTTAGTTTGTAAATAAAAGAGCTGTGCTAGTTAGCAACAGCCGTTCCTGGTAAATGAGCATACGTATGAAAGTTAGTCTTTGGGGCCTTGGTCCTTCTAGACTTACTTTACTCTTGAGAGGCCTGGCTGTTATCTGATGGCTAGAGCCACCGGCTTGACttctttgtgacaacttctctttgtcatattttgggTATCGCTGGcatgactgtgtgtctaatggcgacgtgctcaggagagcagggatgggaggGGTCAAGTGCTTGATACGGAAATAGCAGCTTTGCTTTcccgggcctgatccagctcactgcatactgagCACCCAGGACCCGGCCGGCTGGTCCAGATACTTGGGGTTGCTGCGTAGGTTGTGGAGGGAGCAGGTGGGAAGATACCTGAAGAGAAGGGGAGTATGCCTGGCCCAGGTCTGGACAATGGcgatcaggaggccagagcagtacaggaccaaggctgagTGGCAAAGTGCCTAACTGGCATATTTGGCATAAAAATCCAgtgttgtgcatccctacaaatagtgttttttttaatatgtagAAAAAGTAATTTATGTATACCACTGCTTCAGCTATTGATGTCAAACAAGAGGAAACAAAAGCAGGTAGTGCCCTCTGCTGGTCAAAAAGAAgtattattacatttatttttctcaaattgatttaaaatgtccaaacacATTGAATTACATCATTACATTTGATGATATGATGAAAATTTGGAGGTACAAGTAAACAAGAATGAGGtatgtatttttctgttgcaGTATATTAATGGGGTTTTAAAGTAAAGGTTCTATCTGATCAAGAAAATTGCCCAGAATGTCTTTTCCTGTCTCTGTCCTGTGCCCTAAATATCACACTCCTTGTGAATGTCTACCCTGGCTGCCAGTAGGAAAGTGCCCTCCTCAGCCCTGACTCAGATTGTTGGTGAGTGTATGTTGCTCACTCTCTCCTCCCCttgcatctttctttttttttttcctcccaagCCGTCTtactctctccctcctcctcttacacttactctctctcctcactctctcAATCCTTCTCTCCTTTTGATCACTTCAGTCCTGTGCTCCACTCTCCTTTTACTCCTACACCGCTCTGTCACTCACTCATAGCCGGCGCTCTATCTCCACCATCAGCAAAGATCTTcagtttgtctgtgttttgCCAGGTGGACGCACTCTCCCCACAGTCACCATTTCCACCCCGGAGAGTTCCACGGTGGCTGCGCAGCCCCTTCCCCGGCTGAGCATCGGGCGGAAGACCCTGGTGGCAGCTGCCGTGGGGGTCATGCTGGTCCTGGTGCTGGTGGTCCTCATCCCTGTGCTGGTCAGCTCTGTTGGCACGGGTGGAGCGGATGACAGTGCGAGCCACTTTGAGATGCTGGGTACCTGCCGCATGGTTTGTGACCCCTTCCCCAGCACGGGCACGGCAGGTACGGGGACAGATACGGCAACCACGGGCCTACAGGTGGACAACGAGGCAGATTTGAGCGACCACAGCATAGGCCCACCTCTGCCTACTTACAGCGCTCACGGCCCACAAGGCAAACCAGGACGTCCGGGTAAGCCTGGACCGCCAGGACCACCTGGAGAGCCAGGTCCACCTGGCCCTAAAGGCCCCCCTGGAGATAGCGTGGACATTGTGCGGACAGGGATTCTAGGTTTGGGGGGCAAAGGGTCAGTAAGCACAACCACCTACAACACCTCACCTCGGGTGGCTTTTTATGCAGGACTACGAAACCCTCAAGAAGGTTACGATATTCTACGGTTTGATGACGTGGTGACTAACATTGGCGGGAACTATGAAGGGGCAACGGGCAAGTTCACCTGTAAGATTCCTGGGACGTACTTTTTCATCTACAATGTGCTGATGAGGGGAGGAGACGGAACCAGTATGTGGGCTGATTTGATCAAGAACGGTCTGGTGGGTAGCCCTTTGAATCCCAGACAACCTTCTGAAACACTTATTTTGACAAGTTATGCTTTAACAGAGgtgtttgatttattattttctttcaggTTCCAGCTCTAACACCTAATTAATAGGATTACTATAaatgtatttcagtttttggGCAATATTGAGTAATCATCTGACTCCAGTGGGAGTAAAAACTATGCAAAATAGTAGTCGAACAACACTGCAAGCTAGCATCTAACTTTTAACATTATATTCTCTATTGGCACCATATTGCCATTTTTGGTGGGATAACTCTCCTAAAACCAGTTTATATTTTGGGTGGAATTGGTTATTGTATCATACCAGTGCACTGACTCACCAATACCCTATACTGTAACACAGATACTGGAAAATATAGCTCTAATTCACATGTGAAAAGTGCATAAGAGAGAATTACTGACATTATAAGAGAAGAACTCTGAATCACAAGAACCCACATGAAAATGCTCAGGGAGCAGGCAGTATAAATTGAGTAGTCAAGCATTCATGTGGATGGTGATTTTAGGTCTGTCTTGGTCTGGTCTTCCAGTCCAGTATAATGACAATTCATAGTGGCATGCTGCCAGATTGTGTATCTGTGCACATTACACGTCTGATGATGTACACGTTGAAGTGAGTGGAAGAAGTGCAGCGCTATCTCAACTCTGCACACATCAGAACACAGCCCCGGGTAGTGGCTAGTTCAAAGCTGGTGCCCTTTGAAATACAACAAACTTCATGGAGTCATGATGTGCCAGTGTGAGTTATCAGACTGCCTGTCAGGCTCAGGCGTTTCACTCTCAAATCATGATGTTTGCTATATTCATGGATAATTTTGTAATGTCTTCAAAGCCCCGGGTGTTGACACTGATCAAACAGCACGGAAACCTGAACCTTGATATTTTCCTACAAACATCTCATGCAGGCTGCAACAGGCTGAACAGAGTCAGCACAATAACAACTTTAAATCACATCTCACTTTAATGCTGGAGCCAGACTTATAATAATACATTTGTTTAGTACAAATCATAGATGTAGGAAGCCCTCCATAGACGTTCTATAAGGCTGaactcattttatttaattcttttacTTCTTTAAACTGCAAGctctttgttttatgttgtCCTTAATTAGATAAGAGTCAGAATCAAAAGTTTTTCATCCATACCTGGGAGAACATTTGGGCTTTAAAGTTGCTCTTGCACTCAATAAACCCGCAAGAAATACAGGAATGTATGACTAGAAAGGACTATATATATGAGAAATGAGGCAGTAAGGACAACAAGAGCAGTGTATCGAAGAAATAAAAGAGCTCAAAGAAATAAGACTTATATGACATATACCACTTCCTAAAGCATCTCCTAGACATATTAACCccataaataaacattttagccttaaaaaaatttaaaaacaaggaTTCCACTGAGCTAATATTGGCTGAAGTGAGTGTGAATTATGATATAGCTATCTGTGcttctcttttctctgtttgctgTTACAATAAGCTAATATTCATGCAAAGCCTTAGAGAAAATCActgttctgttttctttgtttggaCTCTGTGTTTATTGTCCTTGATTTGACCCAGCATGGTTTCACTGTTTCTGGGCAAAATAGCACAAAGTGTCAACAATTTCTGTGTTACATTATTTTCCCCAGTGTTATGTCGATTGATTCataatgtttattttgcttttatagTCAATATGCCTTTTTAAATGAGACTATCACTTGTTTTAGGGTTTACGACAACAATTTTGAATTAGTTTGGATTGAGTGTTCACCAGAGGAGGATTTAATGATAGATGTAAAACCAAAGTATGGCATTTTTCAGGTGGCAGCAAATAATCAGTCATCATTGGTCAAAGTTGATCCCTTCTTGTTTCTCCCTTCATAAGTCAGccgtttttgttttgttttgttttgttttgtttttacccaGTTCTGTGTTAGAgttttataacccattttttctgtcattgcaCACATTTTACACTTCCTCTTTAAACAAACACATGTAATTCTGATCAATATGTATAACTGACATGAAATGACACCTTGTTTTTGAGGTTCCAGGTGTCTTCATTAGTACCTAAAAAGGTAAATCTGTGCAAACAGGAGTTTCAGCGTTCCAAAACTGATTCGCAATTCAGGACACAGACGGACAGAATACATTCAAAACTGACatgaaaatgttgaaacaaaCATTAACGATTAAAACCAAGTCTTGATAAAGTTTGTAAGTACTGATCATGAAGGCTGGATATTTTCAGGTATTGTAGGGAACAGTTTATGTTACTTTTAGGCAATAGGAtcaaagaaattcatttgtatGATGAAAAAGCGGTGGTCAAACTTGATCCTTGGCCATCGTAAAGGTTTACTTATAGGAGGACATCTCAGTGGTTAAACCGCTGTCCCATGTGTAGATGCCAGAATGTTTAAGTAACAGACCAAGTTTGACTTACACACTCAGATACCTGCCTCtcaaaggcatgaaaagctctaaataaacatgttttatggTGTAATTTCCATGCAAATGTATGCATGGAAACTATTTagtgccaaaacaacaaaaaaaaaaacaaccaaaaagaaaagtttagaaaAATATGCGAAGGAGCTTGTTATGCTGAACAAGACTTAAATGAAGAcctctgctggaaaaaaaagttcaatttgtttcattgaaaaaatcCTCCCATACTCTTTCCAACTCATTTTGTTAATGCTGTCACAGGAAGCCAAGGAAAATAATTCATTCAAACAGACATGCTACCCAAAATACCTGCTTTTTTAATATAAAGGTATCAAATATACAATAAGATggtaaaatggcagaaatgtctTATACAAAATACCAGGACAACATAAAGGCTTATTTATAAGAGGACATCTCAGTGGTTTAATCACCATCCCATGTTCACAGGCCAAAGCCTTCAACAACCACCACATGTCATCCCTCTCTTTCTCAGCCATGTTTCTGACTCTACCCACCgtccttttctctctttaaaggTACAACAAGCTCCAAATAAGTAGGTTTCATGGCGTAATTTGTATGCAACAGTAGAGATTTGgtgcaaaaacaacattaaGAAAACAAGAAATGCTTAGATTTATATACAAATGAGCGTATTCAAGTCAAACAAGGCTGCGCAAGAAGAAAGTTCAATTTTTTCACTGATTAAAGGCCTCCTATACTCTATCCTACTCATTTTGTTAACGTTGTCAGAGGAAATCTGTGACAAAATAAGCAATTCAAACACGTTACCCCGAATAATACagatatcaaaataaaatggcaGAGAACATATAATCTGAtgttaaaacagcagaaattgCACATTTAAATCTTATATGAATATAGTTAAAGCTAAAATTAACTGCATATTAACCCTTTTCAACACGCACCTGTTAGCTTTAAATTAACATTATAGTGACTCTCCTGTTGGCTGACTGTTGCTTGTTCGGGGAGccctttctgctgctgctgctctttttATAGGCTAATCATTTTGCAAATACTGTCAAAAGCCACAAACTGACATAAAGCTACATTTAAAGTCAAGAATACTTGATATCTGtgctcaaccctgctcaaccaaagagacaaagtgttgaaaaaaatatacttCTGCAAGATCCATATCTCCATCGTCAACTTCGTCGGATAATCGCCAACTCTGCCAGATACTCGGCTACCTCATTAGATAATCGCAAATTCTGACACCAGGCAATAGCCAACTCCATCAGATAATTGCCAAGTCTGTCAGAT
Protein-coding regions in this window:
- the LOC121528723 gene encoding C1q-related factor-like encodes the protein MLVLVLVVLIPVLVSSVGTGGADDSASHFEMLGTCRMVCDPFPSTGTAGTGTDTATTGLQVDNEADLSDHSIGPPLPTYSAHGPQGKPGRPGKPGPPGPPGEPGPPGPKGPPGDSVDIVRTGILGLGGKGSVSTTTYNTSPRVAFYAGLRNPQEGYDILRFDDVVTNIGGNYEGATGKFTCKIPGTYFFIYNVLMRGGDGTSMWADLIKNGLVRASAIAQDQDQSYDYASNSVILHLDAGDEVFIKLDGGKAHGGNSNKYSTFSGFILYAD